The Zygosaccharomyces rouxii strain CBS732 chromosome G complete sequence genome contains a region encoding:
- a CDS encoding S-formylglutathione hydrolase (similar to uniprot|P40363 Saccharomyces cerevisiae YJL068C Hypothetical ORF) yields MSFKVNAEVSVCGGKLLKLSHYSNVVNNSMDVNVYLPQQYYKKSSDKPIPVIYFLSGLTCSPQNASEKAFWQLQADKYGFSVVYPDTSPRGDHIPDDPEKSWDFGVGAGFYVNSTQEPWKKHYQMYDYVHKELPTQLNEYFNKNGASKVDFLENVSITGHSMGGFGALSGYLQNYEAKKYKSCSAFAPIANPSKVPWGEKGFGNYLGSDKSTWAQYDPCELIKKLPNRGNDRILIHQGSGDGFYKVQLKPENLVEAAKGTSWEGKIDVHIVDGFDHSYYFISSFVPEHAAFHAKHLGLIQ; encoded by the coding sequence ATGTCATTCAAAGTCAATGCAGAGGTTTCTGTCTGTGGTGGTAAGCTTTTGAAGCTCTCCCATTACTCTAATGTGGTCAACAATTCAATGGATGTTAACGTCTATCTACCCCAGCAGTACTACAAGAAATCAAGTGATAAACCAATCCCAGTGATATATTTCCTTTCTGGATTAACTTGTAGTCCCCAGAATGCATCCGAAAAGGCCTTCTGGCAATTACAAGCTGATAAATACGGGTTTTCTGTGGTATACCCAGATACATCACCAAGAGGTGATCATATTCCCGATGATCCTGAAAAGTCTTGGGATTTTGGTGTTGGTGCAGGATTTTACGTCAACTCCACTCAGGAGCCATGGAAGAAACATTATCAGATGTATGATTATGTCCACAAGGAATTACCTactcaattgaatgaaTATTTCAATAAGAATGGGGCTTCTAAAGTGGATTTCTTGGAGAACGTTTCAATCACTGGGCACTCAATGGGTGGATTTGGTGCATTATCTGGGTATTTGCAAAATTACGAAGCCAAAAAGTACAAATCCTGTTCAGCATTTGCACCAATCGCAAACCCTTCGAAGGTCCCATGGGGTGAAAAGGGCTTTGGAAATTACCTAGGCAGTGATAAATCTACCTGGGCTCAATACGATCCTTGTGAActaataaaaaaattgccCAACAGAGGCAATGACAGAATTTTGATTCATCAGGGATCTGGTGACGGTTTTTACAAAGTTCAGTTGAAACCTGAGAACTTGGTAGAAGCAGCTAAGGGTACCTCCTGGGAGGGTAAAATTGATGTTCACATTGTTGATGGTTTTGATCATTCTTACTATTTCATCAGTTCCTTCGTTCCTGAGCATGCAGCCTTCCATGCTAAGCACTTGGGTTTAATCCAGTAG